One genomic region from Nilaparvata lugens isolate BPH chromosome 3, ASM1435652v1, whole genome shotgun sequence encodes:
- the LOC111061390 gene encoding uncharacterized protein LOC111061390, with translation MYDESIDVSNAEEVRSPTPESLDSNFDKKHDDNNEALLSKDRAKVAMTRPLSAVSRGGERGGRRTTDLDSDLSHSEDDDDDDDDEDDDDVRVPIFEGTYDPREYEHLAVSADVKDVFKFITCYTPQNVELEYKLKPFVPDFIPAVGDIDAFIKVSRPDGVGGDDVGLRVLDEPCANQSEPAVLYLQLRAGTKQTSAKPVVVKKVEDAEKNPKAIDRWIRDISELHKSKPAPNVHYTKPMPDVDNLMQEWPADFEERLNQIGLPIGDLDCDLLTYIDIVCYFKKQRNYKINIQMSGELKEQRSNRFIPLNNLHPILKDLYSSSSHSSEFDITSGYLNNEPGTEEAIGFEEEELQQVDYVEGRHFPRYYNKRRRKNLNVTANKLVEEVIRLAVERLNTDAANSEVEEYFDAEESTGQDAPGNPQVNFNLRPSVEVVSISSQTDLIVDPNEDLEVIDADDNHSSSNEESSQQGGTGDTIRNEKYCRVTTQCERCEVYMLNCYKFQCKCENLTIYSETLEKKVEEYVNLLNNYNTRLMTSRLLIKQSNGKQNELMMRCDELQEKIRLHQALKEIEHRKKKEMKKKYYINKFNKDFYELKHKVSIGESELEVVKDIVDDDKMKDIFDKYKQIDGIDWERLSPEELAAALEDLEYLEITGIKSPKVESSALIGGKLSEPSESAIYEALNVYEDLLNGVLSRDEMNETFEKYKSLDSIDWSNLSPDRLRMTLKDLRDLELTERIRIFSGSESEQEIYSEDYQEVDEGIISKDESIGEKTRAYSFEQGRSEKLIAGGSKALGTEKTDSGVSMAIKERKLPSDYKNAIVEEKTKSDTELPKSTAETRDTDVLKKRGLVDEVKLSEIKSEEHGKDWELHAGAGKSDKLSAKSGRIPAEGIVMTDVSKDDGAVKDDEQRDREKLGEADLYTKREDVEKPPFDRTKKEIMKTEESKEPEKTTLKESERARGEELEELKMIKKLEEDDKHVPPIKTDVSKKVDDGSVGLVVPESKPTLEGFAEKDDLKISGRGLQSGKDTAEEIYKRTSDTDFKDSVRGKDENIVSPISERKEEQMRTKDGKSGMLDGDSRDGVTERRLEEIKSGKIEEKKDDLYPTSETTKDKAAVRKDDTVSEEDKKKVSPPVTEPITRKEARNLEEDKKKEITPATEQIMKKGARDYMDEKDGKLVPPIKTDKVDDRVTPDQYGREEDLATSKSKQAVGKDDQLPKRIDDKVTPDQYGREKDLATSKSKQALGKDDQLPKKIDDRIDDRVAPDQYGREEDLATSKSKQIVGKDDQIPKRIDDGTDDRVTPDQYGREEDLATSKSKQVVGKDDQLPKRIDDKVTPDPYGREEDLATPKSKQIVGKDDQIPKRIDDRIDDRVTPDQYGREEDLSTSKSKQIVGKDDQIPKRIDDRIDDRVTPDQYGREEDLATSKSKQVVGKDDQLPKRIDDKVTPDQYGREEDLATSKSKQVVGMDSDTHPSKVPRGVADTSGEKES, from the exons atgtaCGACGAAAGTATAGATGTAAGCAATGCAGAAGAAGTTCGAAGTCCGACGCCAGAAAGTTTGGACAGCAATTTTGACAAAAAGCATGATGATAACAATGAGGCGCTATTGAGTAAGGACAGAGCAAAG GTGGCAATGACCCGGCCCCTGTCAGCTGTGAGCCGAGGTGGTGAGAGGGGAGGACGGCGCACCACCGATCTTGACTCGGATCTGTCTCACTCTGAGGATGATGACGACGATGAcgatgatgaggatgatgatgacgTCAGAGTACCCATTTTTGAAGG aacTTATGATCCTCGAGAGTATGAACATTTGGCCGTATCGGCAGACGTGAAAGACGTGTTCAAATTTATTACTTG CTACACACCACAGAACGTGGAACTAGAGTACAAGCTGAAGCCGTTTGTTCCGGACTTCATCCCGGCGGTGGGCGACATAGACGCGTTCATCAAAGTGAGCCGGCCGGATGGCGTGGGAGGCGACGATGTCGGTCTACGCGTATTGGACGAGCCCTGCGCCAATCAGAGTGAGCCGGCCGTGCTGTATCTACAACTGCGGGCCGGCACTAAGCAGACCTCTGCTAAACCTGTT GTTGTGAAGAAAGTTGAAGACGCGGAGAAAAATCCAAAGGCAATCGACCGATGGATACGGGATATCAGTGAATTGCACAAGAGTAAACCAGCACCCAACGTTCATTACacaaa gcCTATGCCAGATGTGGATAACTTAATGCAAGAATGGCCCGCAGACTTCGAGGAGCGTCTTAATCAAATTGGGCTGCCAATCGGAGATCTGGACTGCGATCTGTTAACTTATATCGATATAGTTTGCT atttcAAGAAACagagaaattataaaataaacattcaaatgTCTGGAGAATTAAAAGAACAGCGTTCT AATCGGTTCATTCCACTCAACAACCTTCATCCAATCCTCAAAGATCTTTATTCAAGTTCTAGTCATTCATCTGAGTTTGACATCACAAGCGGTTATTTGAATAATGAACCAGGCACTGAAGAAGCAATTGGGTTTGAAGAAGAAGAGCTCCAGCAAGTGGATTACGTTGAAGGTCGTCATTTTCCAAGATATTACAATAAACGCAGAAGGAAGAATCTGAATGTGACTGCCAATAAGCTGGTAGAGGAAGTGATCAGGCTTGCAGTTGAAAGGTTGAATACGGATGCCGCTAACAGCGAGGTGGAGGAGTATTTCGATGCGGAAGAAAGTACAGGACAGGATGCGCCTGGTAACCCGCAGGTCAATTTCAATCTGCGACCTAGTGTGGAAGTAGTGAGCATTTCCTCGCAGACTGACCTCATTGTAGATCCCAATGAAGATTTGGAGGTCATCGATGCCGATGACAATCATTCTTCTTCCAACGAGGAATCAAGCCAACAAGGAG gAACTGGAGATACGAttagaaatgagaaatattGCAGAGTTACAACTCAGTGTGAACGATGTGAGGTCTACATGTTGAACTGTTACAAGTTCCAATGCAAATGCGAGAACCTGACGATTTACTCAGAAACAttggagaaaaaagttgaagaatATGTTAAT CTCCTGAATAACTACAATACCAGACTGATGACATCTCGGCTACTAATAAAACAATCGAATGGGAAGCAGAATGAACTTATGATGAGATGCGATGAACTCCAAGAAAAG ATAAGACTTCATCAAGCGTTGAAGGAAATAGAAcacagaaaaaagaaagaaatgaaaaagaagtactatatcaataaattcaataaagacTTCTATGAACTGAAACACAAAGTATCAATTGGAGAGTCAGAATTAGAAGTTGTTAAGGACATTGTCGACGATGATAAAATGAAAGATATTTTCGATAAGTACAAGCAGATTGATGGAATAGATTGGGAACGATTGTCACCTGAAGAACTTGCTGCGGCTCTTGAGGATTTGGAATATTTGGAAATAACTGGAATCAAAAGTCCGAAAGTTGAAAGCTCTGCTCTCATTGGTGGCAAACTGTCGGAGCCTTCTGAATCAGCAATTTATGAAGCATTAAACGTCTACGAGGATCTTCTCAACGGAGTGTTGAGCAGAGATGAAATGAATgagacatttgaaaaatataaatcattaGACAGTATAGACTGGTCAAATTTGTCCCCTGATAGGCTTCGGATGACCTTGAAAGACCTTCGTGATTTGGAACTTACTGAGCGTATTCGTATCTTTAGTGGAAGTGAATCAGAGCAAGAAATTTATAGTGAAGACTATCAAGAGGTTGATGAGGGTATTATCAGCAAGGATGAATCAATTGGAGAAAAAACAAGAGCTTATTCATTTGAGCAAGGTCGTTCAGAAAAGTTGATAGCAGGTGGTAGTAAGGCGTTGGGAACAGAAAAGACAGATAGTGGAGTTTCTATGGCTATAAAAGAGAGAAAACTACCTTCAGATTATAAAAATGCAATTGTTGAAGAAAAAACCAAGTCTGATACAGAGCTTCCAAAATCTACAGCTGAGACAAGAGATACTGATGTTTTGAAAAAGCGTGGACTGGTTGATGAAGTGAAACTGAGTGAAATCAAGAGTGAGGAACATGGCAAGGATTGGGAGTTGCATGCTGGTGCTGGCAAATCTGACAAACTTTCTGCTAAGAGTGGTAGAATTCCAGCAGAAGGAATAGTGATGACTGATGTTTCCAAGGATGACGGAGCTGTGAAGGATGATGAACAAAGAGACAGGGAGAAGTTGGGAGAAGCTGACTTGTACACAAAGCGGGAGGATGTTGAAAAGCCACCATTTGATAGGACAAAGAAGGAGATTATGAAAACAGAAGAATCAAAAGAGCCTGAGAAAACGactttaaaagaatctgaaagaGCAAGAGGTGAAGAGCTTGAAGAActaaaaatgattaagaaattgGAAGAAGATGATAAACATGTTCCACCTATAAAAACAGACGTCTCAAAGAAAGTTGATGATGGATCAGTTGGACTAGTTGTTCCAGAATCAAAACCAACTTTGGAAGGTTTTGCAGAAAAGGATGATCTTAAAATCTCTGGAAGAGGTTTGCAATCAGGAAAGGATACTGCAGAGGAAATATATAAGAGAACAAGTGACACTGATTTCAAAGATTCTGTAAGAGGGAAGGATGAAAACATTGTTTCTCCAATTtcagaaagaaaagaagagcaAATGAGAACAAAAGACGGTAAATCAGGAATGCTTGATGGTGACTCCAGAGATGGTGTAACAGAGAGAAGGCTTGAAGAGATAAAATCAGGtaaaattgaagagaagaaAGATGACTTGTACCCTACAAGTGAAACAACAAAAGACAAGGCTGCAGTCAGAAAAGATGACACGGTTTCAGAAGAAGACAAAAAGAAAGTATCACCTCCAGTGACAGAGCCAATCACGAGAAAAGAAGCAAGAAACTTAGAAgaggataagaagaaagaaattaCACCAGCAACAGAGCAAATCATGAAAAAAGGAGCAAGAGATTATATGGATGAAAAAGATGGAAAACTTGTTCCACCTATAAAAACAGACAAAGTTGATGATAGAGTTACACCAGATCAGtatggaagagaagaagatttaGCAACTTCCAAATCAAAACAGGCTGTAGGGAAGGATGATCAACTCCCAAAGAGAATTGATGATAAAGTTACACCAGATCAGTATGGAAGAGAAAAGGATTTGGCAACTTCCAAATCAAAACAGGCTTTAGGGAAGGATGATCAACTCCCAAAGAAAATTGATGATAGAATAGATGATAGAGTTGCACCAGATCAGtatggaagagaagaagatttgGCAACATCCAAATCAAAACAGATTGTAGGAAAGGATGATCAAATCCCAAAGAGAATTGATGATGGAACAGATGATAGAGTCACCCCAGATCAGtatggaagagaagaagatttaGCAACTTCCAAATCAAAACAGGTTGTAGGGAAGGATGATCAACTCCCTAAGAGAATTGATGATAAAGTTACACCAGATCCGtatggaagagaagaagatttgGCAACTCCCAAATCAAAACAGATTGTAGGAAAGGATGATCAAATCCCAAAGAGAATTGATGATAGAATAGACGATAGAGTCACCCCAGATCAGtatggaagagaagaagatttgTCAACTTCCAAATCAAAACAGATTGTAGGAAAGGATGATCAAATCCCAAAGAGAATTGATGATAGAATAGATGATAGAGTCACCCCAGATCAGtatggaagagaagaagatttaGCAACTTCCAAATCGAAACAGGTTGTAGGGAAGGATGATCAACTCCCTAAGAGAATTGATGATAAAGTTACACCAGATCAGtatggaagagaagaagatttgGCAACTTCCAAATCTAAACAGGTTGTAGGGATGGATAGTGATACTCATCCATCGAAAGTACCAAGAGGAGTAGCTGATACATCTGGAGAAAAAGAATCTTGA